TCCTAAGAAGCCTATTCCAATAAAAGTTTTTAGGATTTCGTTTAGTTAATTCTTGGAAATAATTCGAACTGTCTTCTTCTGTTTCGGATAAGGTGCTGATTGCCATTGCGGCTCCAGCGCTTACTCCAGAAACTTCTTTAATTTTTAGACCCCAGGTTCTTAGTGTATATGCAAAACCCAGTCCGTAAAATGCTTTGATCCCTCCGCCAGCGATTGCAAGAGCGATTTCCTTTTTGGTCCCTAGTTCTTGCCATGCGGTCCGGATACCGTTTTTTAATTTAGTTTCTAGGGAAAAGAGCGGGTTCATTTTCCTACATAATGGTTGTGTCACCAAATCATGGCAATTTTAATTTGCCCGAATCCAATTTCTTTACAAGATCGGAATATAGACTAGGAGTGTAAGCTTGGCGAATCAAAAAGATTTAGAAGATATGCAGAAAGAATGGGAGAAGTTTTCCAAGGCCGCACCTGGCTTGAAGGTTCCTCCTCCTGCTTTTAAAGAACTTTCCGGTGAGTTTGTTTCTTATGTAAGGAAGAAGGAGATGGTCTGTAGTTTTTATGTAGAGCCTAGATTTTCCAATCCAATGGGAGTTTTCCAAGGTGGATTTTTAGCGGCTGCATTCGACAATACTTTCGGTCCATTATGTTATTTGGCGGCGGGAAAACCTACTACTACTTTAGAGTTAAGCGTTAGTTATATTCGTATGGTAAAAGAAAACCAAAGAATTACCGTCCAGGCAAAGGTAGTTGCTCGAGGTAACCAACATATCTATCTAGAAGGGGAAGCATTCGATGAAGAAGGTAAACTTCTCGCAAAATCAACAACTCAAGTTTTGATCTTAAGACTTCCAGGTGGAGCTGCTTAAAATATTAAGTTTCTGAGATGGAAGGGGGAGAAGGAATTTCCTCTTTCGGTTCAGTGATCCTCTCTAAAGGAAGCTTTTTCACGTGCTCCGCCATCTCTTTTAGGATGTTTGCGGTGATATCTTTCATGATATCACCGATCACTTCTGTTTCCAAAACTTCTGCGATCATTCTTCCGATATCTTCCCCTAGTTTATGAGAAATCTGAGACATGAAAGGTATCTTGGATAATTCTTCTAATAAAAACTTAGACTGTAATGATTCATTTACCTTAGAGTTGAGTTGGTCGTTATGTTTGGAAATAGCTTCTTTTGCGAGCTGGCTATAATCTAGTCTCAGCATCACTTCTTCCACTCTTTCCAATGAATGTAAAAATACCGCATCTGCGATTGTATCTACGATCACATCTCTGAATCTGAAAGTGATCTCTCGAGTTAATACTTCGCTTACATTCTGTCCAGAAGTCCCGAATCTATAAAATGCAATCGCAAGTTTAACCCCTCTTAAAAGTAAGAATGGTCTAAGGAAATAAAGTGGAACGATCCCTATAAGCTCGTACCAGTTTGTTCTCAAATATTTTTTGATGTCTTTTTTTTGTCGAACTTTGATCCAAACTTCTATTCCCCATAAAAATATAACGAATAGATCGAATGCAAGAACATAGGCTGGGATATCTTTGTGGATGAATTCCTTGTATGAGTTAACAAATAATAAGAAGAATACGTCGATTGCGGCTAGGCTTAAAAGAAAATAATCTCTTGCCGTACCTGGTAAAACACTTCTCCAATATTTTACAGTTCGTATGAAGTTTCGGATTTTAGAGGATTTTGCCGGTTGGGAATTTGCTTCCACCATGTGCCATTGTCCGATTCGGTTCGGTGTTTACAAGTTTTTCCAAAACATACATTCTGGTCACTAGTTTTAAAGGGATGCATTTAGTCGTAGACGGTTTCAACCTGATTTACAAAATTCCTGAATTGGAAGAGTATATGTATTCCAATCGTTTGAGGG
The sequence above is drawn from the Leptospira saintgironsiae genome and encodes:
- a CDS encoding PaaI family thioesterase is translated as MANQKDLEDMQKEWEKFSKAAPGLKVPPPAFKELSGEFVSYVRKKEMVCSFYVEPRFSNPMGVFQGGFLAAAFDNTFGPLCYLAAGKPTTTLELSVSYIRMVKENQRITVQAKVVARGNQHIYLEGEAFDEEGKLLAKSTTQVLILRLPGGAA